Proteins encoded within one genomic window of Merismopedia glauca CCAP 1448/3:
- a CDS encoding HlyD family efflux transporter periplasmic adaptor subunit, translated as MPETLNSHHPSRITNNINNIIESDRQDWSEATQDLLDALPPIWTRGLVYLLIIVTGITFAWGSFFKMQQTVTLSGEILPQEALVKIDTPVTAKVEKVQVRSGELVKLGQTLIELESDSLNQSPTQHSRKLFATTTGIIHQLEVTNSGEVVTTGETLVQIIPQNSNWKWKTQVNSEQIQGLKLGLPVKLNILYDEKYPTLSGKISQILPSKNQRNTYDLEIAIAQNCPTPNSQCLPLKIGQIATAKIQLKPTHPINLIFKHSD; from the coding sequence AATTCACATCATCCATCTAGGATAACTAATAACATTAACAATATTATAGAGAGCGATCGCCAAGATTGGTCTGAAGCAACTCAAGATTTACTTGACGCTTTACCACCAATTTGGACGCGGGGTTTAGTTTATTTATTAATTATAGTTACTGGAATTACTTTCGCTTGGGGAAGTTTTTTTAAGATGCAGCAAACAGTCACTTTATCTGGTGAAATTTTACCCCAAGAAGCACTAGTTAAAATAGATACTCCTGTCACCGCTAAAGTCGAAAAAGTTCAAGTTAGATCGGGTGAGTTAGTTAAACTAGGTCAAACTTTAATTGAGTTAGAATCGGATTCATTAAATCAAAGTCCAACTCAGCATTCCAGGAAATTATTTGCGACAACTACGGGAATAATTCATCAGCTAGAAGTTACCAATTCGGGAGAAGTAGTAACTACTGGAGAAACCTTAGTCCAAATTATTCCTCAAAACTCAAATTGGAAATGGAAAACCCAGGTTAACTCTGAACAAATACAGGGTTTAAAACTTGGTTTACCCGTCAAACTCAACATTCTTTACGATGAGAAATACCCGACTTTATCTGGCAAAATTTCGCAAATTTTACCCAGCAAAAACCAGAGGAATACCTATGATTTAGAAATAGCGATCGCTCAAAATTGCCCAACCCCAAATAGTCAATGTCTTCCCCTCAAAATTGGACAGATAGCTACAGCCAAAATTCAACT